Within Quercus lobata isolate SW786 chromosome 5, ValleyOak3.0 Primary Assembly, whole genome shotgun sequence, the genomic segment ctttcCCTTGGTGATATGTTAGGCGTTCCTTTACAATGCACACATGTTTGGTTTGACAGGAATGCCTTGCAcatattttttaaggaattttcCATTTATTAATGGTGTTACTTATTGCCTTTATTTTTAATCTATGCATCTTCATTTCTAAAGAAGGAAACATGTTAGATTGGtttatcttaataaaaaaaagattacagTACTCAAGTTTGTAAGTGCAttgataacatttttataaatattatactcTTATTTGGCAGGTTAACCACTCATTTATTGTTATAAGGAATTGGGGTGGTGTGTTATGGGCTGCAATATCTGGTATTAAGGTAAACCATATTGAAATTAAATTCCACTAAAAGTTCCAAAACATATAAGGGTCCAATTAATGTATGCTCTAAGAAGGCATTTGTGAAATATGTGAAACACCACTATTCTGATTAAATGTTTCACattaaaaatcctatttttAAGGAGTACACAAAGAAAGAAGATCATTACAAGAATGGTCCTTCCTTCATTACTACACCCTTTTGGAAAAAGATGGTGGATAAATGGATGGATGGAGAATGAGGGGTGagtataaatgaaatatatgtcataaattctctctctctctcttgcactCTCTCTAACAATTATTTGTGGTTTAcctttttcacaattgttatattattataatttatatttaattttgatagtgGTTTAAGTAATCaaattaagttattattattgttaaattaaaaaaaaaagttattactgttgtttatgatatattatatgattatatttgtTATAGTAATATGTGTACTTATTTATTGAAGCATTGATACAAATACAAATTCACTTTAATTGTTTCATTTTAACTCATgtttaatgcttttttttttttacaaaggaTGGTACTAGCAAAGATGAAGAGAACAACTCAAACAATAACATGGAGGTCGAAAGCAACTTGGAGGGTGACCTAGAGGAAAACTAATATAGATCTTTTCATAATTCTAGTTgtttaaaacaatatttttatgtcATGGTTTAATTTCAGGATTTCTTTGtatattctatattttaaagtttgaacttataagaatttttatgtttcaatGGATCGATTTTTAGTAATCATTGTTCTATTGTAACAGGATGGTTAAACAAAAatgatgtaaaataaataaataataaaatatttaaaatattatataaaatattatcattGACATAAAAATTTGGTCATAAATAACTTTATAGTGATGACAAAGTCCCTCGCAATTTATAGAATAGTGACGCCACTTAACCCCTTGCAAAAACGTTTTAAGTGACAGCTTAACGTCGTTACTATTATTTCTAACTAATAGTGAGGGGTCAAAAGCcctcacaaataaattttagtgaCGGCACTATTTGTCTTTAAAATGTATGTCGCAAATAATTAATTGTGAGGGTATGAAAGTCCTCACAAATAGTTGTTAATGACGACTACTTCCCCTCGCTAAAAATAAGTCTTTGACTTTTCTCGTCGTTTGGTAATATATTTGTAAGGGCAAATTTGCTCAATAATGATGGTGGATTGCCTTCGTAAATTATCTATTTGTGAAGGTATGATCGCAAAATCTCTTTTAGCAACAAGAACAAATACTACGGCCTTCGAGGGCCATATGTCCTAGCTAATAACATTTTGTGAcgatatttgaatttttgcgAGGGCATTTTACCCTCGCTAGTAGACTCTTTTCTTGTATTGGTTGTTGACTTGAAAGTTTGCCCAAGAGTTCCGTTCTCTTCTCTAGTTCATCATTGTAGCCGaacttttcatattttgatttaCTATGGTATGGAATGCTAAGCATTGTTCAACAATTTATTTTGCTTACCACTATGGATATGGTTTTAGTTGTTATTATGCACTTAGACTTATATCCATACTAACCTTATCACAAACGTTTTGCACATTTGATGaggctttcttttttcttttcttttttttttttttaatgtaaaaaattttcagataaataaaagagaaagaagcaactaaaaatcatatagaaaaatcaaaatcatatgaacaataaaatgattaaaaaaatgcacTAAAAGAATTAGGAAAGGACTACTCcttcttgaaagaaaaaaagaaagaaattttttttaaagattaaacTTAGCAAGAGAGGcattaatttatatttgattttagtAACTGACTTGTAGTGCAGAAGGAATAAGAAGAGATGGAGCTACCTAATTTTAAGAGATATAGATAAGTATCTAAATTTAGGAGTGTTTAAATTAGTACTTTTACATATCTAACCTTGTTATTTTAATTCTCTAAACATATGAATTTGAAAGTATTTTAGTACACAAAatgataaaatccaaataagtAATCATTTTATTAGTAGTATAGATATTTTTCCCattcattaaaaatgaaaaatgcaaGGCATCAATGACTCCAACAAAGCAAGAAGAGGAGTGAAAAAAACAGGACACTTCAAAGAAAATAGTAAACTAAAGAAAGACCGACACTTTAGTGACACCATGTGATTTAGAATACAAACATTATATGTGATTGAGTgttaagagcatctccaacaacctctttaaatttttgtacgGTTTGAAAAGTGAACagtatattttactttttgcttatttgttttttcaaatacactttccaacagactcTCTATCATTTCTCTAtcccatttaaatattatttcttcattctttctttaatatttctttattctctttttaGTCTTCCTTCATTCATTCATAAGAGctacatttataatatttttataacattttcacaataaatcatttgtgataagttgttactgattttaattttaacacactaataaaattatttatttctctttctttaaaaaattatttttttctcaccaatattagctagtAATAACATaccaattaaaagttattgtgataatattgtgacaatattgtggtagcatttctcaattttaatttcttattctttattttatttttcccttatcTCTATACTTTTTTCATccatatgtttcttttttctctttttctttttttttctcctccacacatgtATACTTCTTCTTATCTctatcttcattttcattttttgtttctaccTCTAGACATACCTctagctctctctttctttctctctctctctcactctcacacacacacaaatcgTCGGCAGGAGAGAGTCAGAATTAAATCGGCATTCACACATGATGCAAATGACAATATTGACAAGACATTTTAAAACTATatccaaaataatataaaatgaatgaaattatttGCTGCAATTTGAATGTGGTCACCAATGCAAGAGGGTAGCAGGCAAGCCACAAACTCACTAGCTAAATAATTATTGAAGTCAGCCCAGACCCAAAGCAGCTAGAGCTTCTTCtacaataattaattgaaaggggaaaaaaagatgGATTAAGAAAAACTAGTCGATAACCCGTGCTATGCATGGAAACTTACCAATTTGTTTTGTAGACTAAAataatcttaaattgattataaAACTACACCATATATTGCATGAATTACTCTTGTCTGATTTCAATTTGTgctacaatttgatgaagaagccatTGCTTGAATGTGcaatgacttaaaaaaaataactcaaaaaatcaGATATTATAGAATATTTGAAgtaaagaatcaaaagattgtactacttagaaattattgaaacaaaacaatatatatatatatatatatatatacacacacacattagagaaatataagagaatgatgggttacaaaaaaaaaaaaattccatggttatatatattgaaatttgccagatagtttcaaatattgcaaaaaaaaaaaaaaaaaaaaatgaacccaAAATATGCTGAtgttaaaaattacaaaaggaaaaaaatatttaagaaacaAAAGATTCAAAGCCAATGTGTGACTacacaacaaaaaaagtatAAGATAAAGACATGTTACCCTCAAAAGAATAATGCATAGCTATAGTCATTGAGATTTGCCAAATAGTTTtagatattacaaaaatattactcaaaaattcagatgttaaaactttcaaaaagccaaaaaatattaGAGAATCATAAAATTCACTTCCtataatttattgaaacaaaacaaaatataatggATTTAGGGCAAGGTTGGATCATAGTTGTCTCATCCCCTCCTTATCTACCTTTCGGGTAGGGAAAACTCACATGAGACTGgtgatttataaaaaatttatgtgactaaaattacacacaatgatCTCTTAAATAGCTATATAATGGATTGGAGGAAGATAGTTCTAAATCAATTTGGAGCtaaactttttcctttaaataatAAACATAGATGGTTTTATGAGTTGACAAATAATGTGTTAGAAGAGATTCTTCCAAATCGATTTGGAGGAAAACATTGTCCTTACAAATCACTTGCCTGGATGGATTAGATTTGGTTGAGTTTGAGGGTTttttaacccaacccaacccattacTTGTGTAAAAATCAACCCAATTTAACTCACATGGATTAGGTTGGGTCAAGGGATTGTACTTACATGTTTCATgcttagaaaaaaattgagtttttaacAAATATTTGAACTTTTTCAATAAATGCATTTCACATAATATGCCTAAATTCTAttccaaatcttcaaaatcatcatgTCTAATTCTCCaataccaaaataaatcaaactatatatatatatatatatatatatatatatatatatttatatgggttcaaattacacctagtgtaacttcACAAGAGTTACGTCTTTTTTTTACCGTAAATTACCATTAGATCTAATGGTCAATAACATTTTATGCCTTATAATTAATATTCTAAATATTGCATTAATGGGTTACCAAAAacttccattttattttattctttaaaattgaaTGCCTTCTCTCTCCAATTCCAAAGCACACACATTCTCTCTCTAGTCTCATCTCCTTCTCCATGGCTTCAACCTTTCCACCACAAGACACATGATATCTCATATATTCATCtctgataataaagaaaagaaattaagcAAGATCCAAATCAGTCCATTTGTATTGTGTTTAAGGGACAACCCAGTGTTTCTCCCTCTCCCcgccctttttttatttttatttttatattttgcttggGACCCTATGAATGTGGATCTAGCAAATTTCAATTGGGGATGTGAATATGAAATCTTAACCTTCCACCACTTATGACATTataaccccaaaattttgaattggaaCATGACTAGTAGTTTGGTACAACCACTAACATTATGAGATTTTAATGAAAGCTTCCATAGTTCCACCACAACATTGGATATCAACAATTCTGATCAAATTAAGTGTTTATTTTAAAGGATTTGGAGGTAAGAACATTTAAGAGAAGAGTTGTCAATTTGATGGCTTACAAACTCATAAATTGCAATAGCCATATCattagcacttttttttttttttttctttttactagaATTTCTTTGTCATCCCAATGACTGAAGTGAAAAACACCAAAATATACTGTGCAAACTTCAAATACTGCctcaacatttaattttttataattgaataaaCTGCTTAATTTTTAAGAAAGCCTATAACAACTATTCGTTGATGAAGATATGAGATATCATGTATCTATTGTGAAAAAGATTAAGGGGTGAAGCCATGGGAGAAGGAGAtgagtttagagagagaagatgtGTACTTGGTGATTAGAGAGAGAAGGTATTTAATTTGAAAGAATAAGTAATAAAtagaaggaagttttttttttttttttgagagataaaagGAAGATTTTTGGTATAACTCATTAATGCAATATTTAGAATACTAATGATAAGgcatgtataattttttaagcgCTAGATCTAATGGTAATCTATGGTCAGAAAAATGTGTAACCCCTATCAAGTTACACTAAGTGTAACCTGAAcccatcttatatatatatggtgtgTCAAGTTAGGTAGGATTAATATTCCTAGCAACCAATACACAAAAAACCAATTCGAAGCATTGGGTTGAATTGAGTTAGTTTCATTAAGTTGGTAGGTTGGATGCACACCCTTATTTGCCTGTGATGAAGAATTATTATGAAACATACAAAATACACTTAAAATATAAAGCAATTGTGTAGTCCTCATTAGTTTAAAATATAGTAGAGTTCCAACTTAACATTTCATGAAAAGGACTTTGCcccttttgttattattttctgttaccttaataattttttttttttttttaattatgtcaaAGCCCGCACTAATGGACCTTAACACCCTCATCATTTCATTATAGTGGAGGAAGGACATTACAACCTTGAATACTTAagggacaaaatttaggtacagtatcTTAGGTGTTGTTTCATAGGTTCTCTTTTTAATATTCAGTCATGtagctacttaactaaaaaatacactttcatcccatgaaaaaaaaaaaaaatccacatgacagaattttaagagagaaacctaaGAAGCTGTAtttaagtactgtacctaagtcttactTATACTTAAGGGTGAGAAATTGCAATCCgccattttgttattttattattatttattttctagccCTTACTATTGCTGAGTGGCATTTGCTTTACTACTACTTAGTTCATGTGTGTccttaagtaataataattaataaataaataaaaagaagttcaTTTCCCTTAGATTGATACCATTTGCCTCTTTGGTTGAGGTGAAAAGAagggaagaaaaatgagaaaaatgggtGTGTTTCCACTATTTAGTTTTCAATTCTTTGTCTTTTTCATCCTCAATTAAATACACAtagttgaaaattaaaatattttctataatttcAATCAAATAGAGCCTCAAATAAAGTGGCTAGAGCATTCGCATCCGAGAATTCTATCccatcctattttaccatcccaaaatgCTACTTTATCAACTATATcgtaccattttacaatactccTAGCATCCCAAAATTCTCTTTttccctcaacctctagcactGGTTCAACACACAGAGCCACACACACAGACCCATGATACACCGATCAACctatccaaacccatcaccacacaCATAGAgccacacacatacacacaaaccatcaacaaagccacacacacataaacacaaaccatcaacagagccacacacacacaaaccatcaacaaagccacacacacataaacacaaaccatcaacagagccacacacacacaaaccatcaaaccagtCGAAACCAACAACTgccaccacacccaccacccaaGCCACTGATCAACAAGCCCAAGCCACCAATCAGAAACCCACAccgccgatttgaaacccagGTTGATGAAAATACCGAGAAAAATGCCATCATCACCATGAGAAACGGCATCACCTCCTCGCCTTCGTCGGACCTTGCTTCAACCAACAGCGAGttagagagtgagagagggtAGATGAGagaaaccaaaaccaaaaccaaacaaaaactaaagaaacaCCACCGaagcaaacccattaaaaaaaaaatcaccatcaGAGCTATCAACAATCAACCCAATCAATCCACCCATCGATCAACCGatccaaacccaccatcaaCCGATCCCAGCCTACCGATCCAAACCCAACCCGCCGATCCACGCCGATCCaacctccaaaatccaaaacccaacacCAGTGCAAGCTTTGAACGAGAGAGACGTGAGAGAGGGAGTGAGGAGTGAGgagttgtgacttgtgagagacagagagacaaaGTGAGAGTCAGAATGAGAGAGAACagttaagaaaataaaatattgtttttggttttacaattgtgctacagtgcaattccaaaggtagaattgcactgtagtagtattgcaaaaaaatttgcaataataCTTGCTTTTTACAAGTCTGGATATGGGAGTTTTTTGGGCCTTTATGTTAAATTTTGCCTACATATGGCATATGGCATTCCCAATGTGAATGCTTTTAGTATGAAAAGAAAGggtacgaaaaaaaaaaaaaaaaaaaaaattatacacgTGTGTATGGTATGGAATGCTAAGCATTGTTCAACAATTTATTTTGGTAACCACTATCGATAcagttttagttattattatgcACTAGTGTGTAATTTCGTGCACATGAacgagtaaaaataaaaacaattacaattatacgattcaaattatacacttttttttagaaaaaggttcaaattatatatggtattagcttacacttttttaaaccatacatttctgaaatatgtaatgatttctcattatatatacaAGTGTGTAGCTCCGTGTACGGGTACAATTAAAAGTATACATTTTTTTAGAGaagagattcaaattatacatagtataagcttacactttttttaaaaccatacatttttaaaatatgcaatgtaaggacacaatttcgtaacgaaccgtaacagtttGGGGTCGCacgtaaaaatgcccaaacaatatcatttgtagagcgtgggtttgaaaggctaggccttggtcaccaaatGGTaggtttttcatggtgttcatacaaggttaatttttcttcacccctggagtccttctcctggaggtgggctgggaggctctggtttttggccatttttcccagccccttccctAGGTcacttattttcccttttatactggccTGTGTTCGCTGtctttcgtccacgtgtagggtcaaactttccaagactgatacttgtcccatcagcccatacccaaagtcgttgggggtggttgtaaaagccaaagaatgcggctttgtcagatgcagagcattgaatggcagtaagggcagctttccccggatattttagattttctttcaaacttagtcctataccatttttgcccctttcttcggtgggactttgggtttgcTGAGGACTGAGCGGTCCTCGGCGGTATCTTAAGGCTATCCTATGCTTTACATtattgggcttgggccataaccctcttcggcttgggcctttggactccctatgagtaaatgggcctggcccataaactattgggccccacatgcaataatttctcattatatatataatttagaatttaatttgatttaaacttttcagtttttgcgtctaataattcacttgccataaaaataaaaataaaaatagatagaCATGTGGCagaaaattggactccaattgaagtccaatttagaatttaatttgattttctctaagctttggctataaatatatactcacttgtaactccatgcatatgcatggatacacttaaaaatatataataagatgcataatataatttgtatatatatatatatatatataaaatttaaatactattgatagtcttttttttttttttggttaactctttaaaaaaatttgtaaggatattattagatataaaatgtaaattttccattttttttaaattattgtgaagcttttttttttttttttacgattgaTTTATTCttgactttttggtttttgtgcttaataactcacttggatgaatatttatgatgtggtcccatatttgattctaaaattaagaaataaaactctttaaaaataaataatttaggacacatggtgcaaaattggaactctaatttggaattctaatttgagtttctcttaactttgcctattattattattattattatatatatatagatttatacTTATATCCATACTAGCCTTATCACACGCGCTTTACACGTGtgatgagatttttttgttttaatgtcaaatttttttcagaaaaatgaaagagaaagaagcaactaaaaatcatatagaACAACCAAAATCATATGAACAATTAAGTGATTAAAAAAGGCACTAAAAGAATTACCTTGTAGGAAATGACTACTCCttcttgaaaggaaaaaaaaaaattttaaacattaaaccgagaaagagagacattaattttatgtttgattttagtAACTGACTTGTAGTACAAAAGGAATAAAGAGAGATGGAGGGGCCTAATTTTAAGAGATATAGATAAGTATCTAAATTTAGGAGTGtttaaattagtatttttttcatatctaaccttattcttttaattttttaaacttatgaATTTGAAAGTATTTTAGTACACAAAATGATAAAACCCAAATAACTAATCATTTTATTAGTAGTATAgatattttttccctttcactaaaaaagaaaagtgcaaGGCATCAATGACTCCAACAAAGCGGGAAGAGGAGTGAAAAAAATAGGGCACTTCAAAGAAAATGGCAAACTAAAGAAAGATTGACCCTTAAGCGACACCACgtgatttagaataaaaacattatatGTGGTTAAGTGTTGAGAGTATCTGTAGCAAcctctttaaaattttgtattatttggagaatgaacagtgcgTTTTACTTTTTgcctatttattttttcaaatacattccAACAGACTCTCTAACATTTCTCTATcccatttaaatattacttctttattctttctttaatatttcCTTATTCTCTTTTCATTCTTCCTTCATTCATTCCTAAGAgctacattcataatatttttacaacactttcacaataaatcatttgtgataaattgttactgattttaatttgaacacactaataaaattatttatttctcattcttaaaaaaaatatttttttctcaccaatattagctagtAATAACATACCACTTAAAATTCATTGTGATAATATTGTGGTagcatttcttaattttaatttcttattttttccttatttctatactttttttcatctttacgtttctttcttttcttttctttttcttttttttttctcctctccaCCCGtatacttcttcttttctctatcttcattttcattttttgtttctaccTCTAGACATACCTctagctctctctttctttctctcactctcacacacacacacaaatcatCAGCAAGAGAAGTCAGAATTAAATCGGCGTTCACGCATGATGCAAATAACAATATTGAcaagacattttaaaattatatccaaaataatataaaatgaaagaaattatttgCTGCAACGTGAATGTGGTCACCAATGCAAGAGGGTAGTAGGCAAGCCACAAACTCACTAGCTAAATAATTATTGAAGTCGGCCTAGAAAGCAGCTAAAGCTTCTTCTGCAATAATTAAttaagaggagaaaaaaaaagatggattaagaaaaactagtcgctaacccatgctACTTACGGAAACTTACCAATTTGTGTTGTAGTCTAAAataatcttaaattgattatcAAACTACACCATTGCATGAATTACTCTTGTCTgatttcaatttgtgttacaatttgataaagaagCCATTGTTTGAATGTGCAAtgacttaccaaaaaaaaaaaactcaaaaattcaaatattaaagaatatttgaattaaagaatcaaaagattgCATTgcttaaaaattattgaaacaaaacaaaatatatatgactacacAATAgtgaaatataagagaaagatgggttacattaaaaaaaaatccatggtTATAACTATTGAAATCTGCCAAATAGTTTCAAATGAACCCAAAAAATACTAAtgttaaaaattacaaaagaaaaaaaatatatcaaagaaacaaaagattCAAAGCCTATGTGTGACTACACAGCAGAGAGGTATAAGAGAAAGATATGTTACCCTTAAAAGAATAATTCATAACTATAGTCATTGAGATTTGCCAAATAGTTTTCgatattgcaaaaatattattcaaaaattcaaatgttaCAACTTCcgaaaagtcaaaaaaaatattaaaaaatcataaaattcacttcctata encodes:
- the LOC115988389 gene encoding 40S ribosomal protein SA-like isoform X4, which produces MRYVDIGIPANNKGKHSIGCLFWLLARMVLQMRGTIRPGSRWEVMVNHSFIVIRNWGGVLWAAISGIKDGTSKDEENNSNNNMEVESNLEGDLEEN
- the LOC115988389 gene encoding 40S ribosomal protein SA-like isoform X3, which codes for MRYVDIGIPANNKGKHSIGCLFWLLARMVLQMRGTIRPGSRWEVMVNHSFIVIRNWGGVLWAAISGIKEYTKKEDHYKNGPSFITTPFWKKMVDKWMDGE